The following coding sequences are from one Streptomyces sp. NBC_01232 window:
- a CDS encoding NADPH:quinone oxidoreductase family protein: MQAWRVHTPGEPREALRLEEIPEPVPGEGEVRLQVLAANLNFPDALLVRGQYQIRPPLPFTPGVEICGLTDDGRRVIANPSLPHGGFAEYVIASERALLPAPECLNDAEAAALHIGYQTGWFGLHRRARLQPGETLLVHAAAGGVGSAAVQLGKAAGATVIGVVGGKAKVRTAEELGCDLVIDRTGEDVVARVKEFTGGRGADVIYDPVGGDSYTASAKCVAFEGRIVVVGFASGSIPAPALNHALVKNYAILGLHWGLYAAKDPAAILACHTELTRLATEGAVKPLISEVVALPGVADAVQRLADGTTTGRVVLAMPRQPGGVR; encoded by the coding sequence ATGCAGGCATGGCGAGTACATACCCCGGGTGAGCCCCGAGAGGCCCTGCGCCTCGAAGAGATTCCCGAACCGGTCCCGGGCGAGGGCGAGGTGCGGCTGCAGGTGCTCGCGGCGAACCTCAACTTCCCCGACGCGCTGCTCGTCCGCGGCCAGTACCAGATCCGCCCGCCGCTGCCCTTCACCCCCGGCGTCGAGATCTGCGGCCTCACCGACGACGGCCGCCGCGTCATCGCCAACCCGAGCCTGCCCCACGGCGGCTTCGCCGAATACGTGATCGCGTCCGAGCGGGCCCTGCTCCCGGCCCCCGAATGCCTGAACGACGCCGAGGCCGCGGCCCTGCACATCGGCTACCAGACCGGCTGGTTCGGCCTGCACCGCCGGGCGCGCCTGCAGCCGGGCGAGACCCTGCTCGTGCACGCCGCCGCGGGCGGGGTCGGCAGCGCGGCCGTCCAGCTCGGCAAGGCCGCCGGGGCCACCGTCATCGGGGTCGTCGGAGGTAAGGCCAAGGTGCGCACCGCCGAGGAGCTCGGCTGCGATCTGGTGATCGACCGTACGGGCGAGGACGTCGTCGCCCGGGTCAAGGAGTTCACCGGCGGACGCGGCGCCGACGTGATCTACGATCCGGTCGGCGGCGACTCGTACACCGCCTCCGCCAAGTGCGTGGCCTTCGAGGGCCGGATCGTCGTCGTCGGCTTCGCGAGCGGCAGCATTCCCGCCCCCGCCCTCAACCACGCCCTCGTCAAGAACTACGCGATCCTCGGCCTGCACTGGGGCCTCTACGCGGCCAAGGACCCGGCCGCGATCCTCGCCTGCCACACCGAACTCACCCGCCTGGCCACCGAAGGCGCCGTCAAGCCCCTGATCAGCGAGGTCGTCGCACTCCCCGGCGTCGCCGACGCCGTACAGCGCCTCGCCGACGGCACCACCACCGGCCGGGTGGTCCTGGCCATGCCCCGGCAGCCGGGTGGGGTCCGATGA
- a CDS encoding acyl-CoA dehydrogenase family protein — protein sequence MTAITADRLLTRVRDLLAAHPPATTPRTDFLRARYDAGLAWVHYPEGLGGLGAPRSLQAAVDAELEAAGAPDNDPRRIGIGLGMAAPTILAYGTEEQKHRFLRPLWVGEEVWCQLFSEPGAGSDLAALGTRAVRESGSGDWIVDGQKVWTSSAHTARWAILIARTDPALPKHQGITYFLCDMHAPGVEVRPLRQITGEAEFNEVFLTGVRIPDSHRLGAVGQGWAVARTTLMNERVSIGGMRIPREGGMIAPVATAWRERPELRTHALHQRLLELWVEAEVARLTGERLRQQLAAGQPGPEGSGMKLTFARLNQEISGLEVELLGEEGLLYDDWTMRRPEGVDFTGREAGYRYLRAKGNSIEGGTSEILLNIVAERVLGLPPEPRDDKDLAWKDLSR from the coding sequence ATGACCGCGATCACCGCCGACCGGCTGCTCACCCGCGTCCGGGACCTGCTCGCCGCGCACCCGCCCGCGACCACACCCCGCACCGACTTCCTGCGCGCCCGCTACGACGCCGGACTCGCCTGGGTCCACTACCCCGAGGGCCTCGGCGGACTCGGCGCACCCCGCTCCCTCCAGGCGGCCGTCGACGCCGAACTGGAGGCCGCCGGCGCGCCCGACAACGACCCGCGCCGCATCGGCATCGGCCTCGGCATGGCCGCACCCACGATCCTCGCGTACGGCACCGAGGAGCAGAAGCACCGCTTCCTGCGCCCCCTGTGGGTCGGCGAAGAGGTCTGGTGCCAGCTCTTCAGCGAGCCCGGCGCCGGATCCGACCTCGCCGCCCTCGGCACCCGCGCGGTCCGCGAGAGCGGCTCCGGCGACTGGATCGTCGACGGCCAGAAGGTGTGGACCTCCAGCGCCCACACCGCCCGCTGGGCCATCCTCATCGCCCGCACCGACCCCGCGCTCCCCAAACACCAGGGCATCACCTACTTCCTCTGCGACATGCACGCCCCCGGCGTCGAGGTCCGGCCACTGCGCCAGATCACCGGCGAGGCCGAGTTCAACGAGGTCTTCCTCACCGGTGTCCGCATCCCCGACAGCCACCGCCTCGGCGCCGTCGGCCAGGGCTGGGCGGTCGCCCGCACCACCCTGATGAACGAGCGGGTCTCCATCGGCGGAATGCGCATCCCCCGCGAGGGCGGCATGATCGCCCCCGTCGCCACTGCCTGGCGCGAGCGCCCCGAGCTGCGCACCCACGCCCTCCACCAGCGGCTGCTGGAACTGTGGGTCGAGGCCGAGGTCGCCCGGCTCACCGGCGAACGACTGCGCCAGCAACTCGCCGCCGGACAGCCCGGCCCCGAAGGTTCGGGCATGAAGCTCACCTTCGCCCGGCTCAACCAGGAGATCAGCGGACTGGAGGTCGAACTCCTCGGAGAGGAAGGCCTCCTGTACGACGACTGGACCATGCGCCGGCCCGAGGGCGTCGACTTCACCGGCCGCGAGGCCGGCTACCGCTACCTGCGCGCCAAGGGCAACAGCATCGAGGGCGGCACCAGCGAAATCCTCCTCAACATCGTCGCCGAACGCGTCCTCGGCCTGCCCCCCGAGCCGCGCGACGACAAGGACCTCGCCTGGAAGGACCTGTCCCGATGA
- a CDS encoding acyl-CoA dehydrogenase family protein, with protein MTAPTTPVAPAAPTDLLHSGTEEELRAAVRALLTDRCDAKTVLARIETGRPHDPALWHTLAAGIGAAGLLVPEKLGGQGASHREAAVVLEELGRSVAPVPYLTSAVLATEILLGCDTPEAAPLLRELASGSTVCVPAVPLTLAPGAPLPAPVREGGAGLLSGTVTSVADAVAADVLLVLADTGLYAVPAASARLTPQVPLDLTRPLATVTLEAAAGTRLADPGTARAAVAGALLSGAGLLASEQLGLAEWCLAETVGHVRGRHQFNRPVGSFQALKHRLARLWLDVAGARAAARAAADALATAAPDAPLTVAVAQAYCSGVAVRAAEECVQLHGGIGMTWEHPAHLYLKRAKADSLALGTASHHRGLVADFAELPAP; from the coding sequence ATGACCGCACCGACGACGCCGGTGGCACCGGCGGCACCGACCGACCTGCTCCACTCCGGGACCGAGGAGGAGCTCCGCGCCGCCGTACGCGCGCTGCTCACCGACCGGTGCGACGCCAAGACCGTCCTCGCCCGGATCGAGACCGGCCGGCCGCACGACCCGGCGCTGTGGCACACCCTCGCCGCCGGGATCGGCGCGGCCGGACTCCTCGTACCCGAGAAGCTCGGCGGGCAGGGCGCGAGCCACCGCGAGGCCGCCGTGGTCCTGGAGGAGCTGGGCCGGTCCGTGGCGCCCGTTCCGTACCTGACGAGCGCCGTGCTCGCCACGGAGATCCTGCTCGGCTGCGACACCCCCGAAGCCGCCCCGCTGCTGCGGGAGCTCGCCTCGGGCAGCACGGTGTGCGTCCCGGCCGTGCCGCTCACGCTCGCCCCGGGCGCACCCCTCCCGGCCCCCGTGCGGGAGGGGGGCGCAGGGCTGCTGAGCGGCACGGTCACGTCCGTGGCGGACGCGGTGGCCGCCGACGTCCTGCTGGTACTGGCCGACACCGGGCTCTACGCCGTCCCGGCCGCCTCGGCCCGGCTGACCCCGCAGGTCCCGCTGGACCTGACCCGCCCGCTCGCCACCGTCACGCTGGAGGCGGCGGCGGGCACCCGGCTCGCCGACCCCGGAACGGCCCGGGCGGCCGTCGCCGGAGCCCTGCTCTCCGGGGCCGGACTGCTCGCCTCCGAGCAGCTCGGGCTCGCCGAGTGGTGCCTGGCGGAGACCGTCGGACACGTCCGGGGCCGCCACCAGTTCAACCGCCCCGTCGGGTCCTTCCAGGCGCTGAAGCACCGCCTCGCCCGGCTCTGGCTCGACGTGGCCGGCGCGCGCGCCGCGGCCCGGGCCGCCGCCGACGCCCTGGCCACGGCGGCCCCCGACGCCCCGCTGACCGTCGCCGTGGCCCAGGCCTACTGCTCGGGCGTGGCCGTCCGCGCCGCCGAGGAGTGCGTACAGCTCCACGGCGGCATCGGAATGACCTGGGAGCACCCCGCCCACCTCTATCTCAAGCGGGCCAAGGCCGACTCCCTGGCCCTCGGCACGGCGAGCCACCACCGCGGCCTGGTCGCGGACTTCGCGGAACTCCCCGCCCCCTAA
- a CDS encoding RNA polymerase sigma factor, with amino-acid sequence MNADEDELLTRSAREPGAFEVLVVGLSPHLHGYLARRAPNAADDLLAEVWLQAFAGRAGFDAARGTARAWLFGVARNVLAGHWRRLGQDRSDPHPPEPGSDPWQAVDQRLDAAACAPLLREKIAGLPAVERDLLLLVAWEQLTPTEAADVVGIPAGTARSRLHRARGRLRNALGTPSSPSLSGEMT; translated from the coding sequence GTGAACGCGGACGAAGACGAACTGCTGACCAGATCGGCCCGGGAACCCGGCGCCTTCGAGGTTCTGGTCGTAGGACTGTCGCCGCACCTGCACGGCTATCTGGCACGAAGAGCGCCGAACGCGGCGGACGACCTGCTGGCCGAGGTGTGGCTGCAGGCCTTCGCCGGGCGCGCCGGATTCGACGCGGCCCGGGGCACGGCCAGGGCCTGGCTGTTCGGCGTGGCGCGGAACGTCCTCGCGGGTCACTGGAGGCGGCTCGGCCAGGACCGGTCCGATCCTCATCCGCCGGAACCGGGCAGCGACCCCTGGCAGGCCGTGGACCAGCGCCTGGACGCCGCGGCCTGCGCGCCGCTGCTGCGCGAGAAGATCGCCGGCCTGCCGGCCGTGGAACGCGATCTGCTGCTGCTCGTCGCCTGGGAGCAGCTCACCCCCACCGAGGCGGCGGACGTGGTCGGCATCCCGGCCGGAACGGCCCGCTCGCGGCTCCACCGCGCCCGCGGTCGCCTGCGGAACGCCCTCGGTACCCCCAGCTCCCCCAGCCTTTCCGGAGAGATGACATGA
- a CDS encoding GNAT family N-acetyltransferase, with amino-acid sequence MTATITALTANGLRAHRDELAALLLAVVDGGSSLGFLAGLDHVGAAAWWDSLLPAVEDGSLALWVSRTGGDGRIDGTVSWYRESKANGRHRAELRKLMVHPAARGRGTARALLDEAESAAVRAGVVLLFLDTETGSGAERVYRSAGWTEAGTIPDYATDPEGRLHPTTLFYKQLRGAHG; translated from the coding sequence ATGACGGCCACCATCACCGCGCTCACCGCCAACGGACTCCGCGCCCACCGCGACGAACTCGCCGCGCTGCTGCTCGCCGTGGTCGACGGCGGTTCGTCCCTCGGCTTCCTCGCCGGCCTCGACCACGTGGGCGCCGCCGCCTGGTGGGACTCCCTGCTGCCCGCCGTCGAGGACGGCTCCCTCGCGCTGTGGGTCTCCCGCACCGGCGGCGACGGCCGTATCGACGGCACCGTCAGCTGGTACCGGGAGTCCAAGGCCAACGGCCGCCACCGCGCCGAGCTGCGCAAACTCATGGTCCATCCGGCGGCCCGCGGCCGCGGCACCGCCCGCGCGCTGCTCGACGAGGCCGAGTCGGCCGCCGTCCGCGCCGGGGTGGTGCTGCTGTTCCTGGACACCGAGACCGGCAGCGGCGCCGAGCGGGTCTACCGCTCCGCCGGCTGGACGGAGGCCGGCACCATCCCCGACTACGCCACCGATCCCGAGGGCCGGCTGCACCCCACCACGCTCTTCTACAAGCAGCTCCGCGGCGCTCACGGGTGA
- a CDS encoding tyrosinase family oxidase copper chaperone has product MSAASPAAPLTRRAVLRSAFTAAVLAGTAAALAPVLRARRPRQTLTPAPLAEEETYRGRHIAVDVAGVRIDGRPLHVMRRADGSYLSGINHFQSYPTPLELARAAVDELGTAQLALAAPHHG; this is encoded by the coding sequence ATGTCCGCAGCATCGCCCGCCGCACCACTGACCCGCCGCGCGGTTCTGCGTTCGGCCTTCACCGCGGCCGTGCTCGCGGGTACGGCCGCGGCCCTGGCCCCCGTACTGCGGGCCCGGCGCCCCCGGCAGACCCTCACACCGGCGCCGCTCGCCGAGGAGGAGACGTACCGCGGCCGGCACATCGCCGTGGACGTCGCGGGCGTCCGTATCGACGGCCGCCCGCTGCACGTCATGCGCCGGGCCGACGGCAGCTACCTCAGCGGGATCAACCACTTCCAGTCCTATCCGACGCCACTGGAACTGGCCCGGGCCGCCGTCGACGAACTGGGCACGGCCCAGCTCGCCCTCGCGGCCCCGCACCACGGCTGA
- a CDS encoding tyrosinase family protein, translating to MHTRQNQKNLTSAQKKRFTAAVLELKRDGAYDALVRTHDKYFVPDRDRKLRVGHMSPSFFPWHRRYLLEFERQLQQIDPGVSVPYWDWTTDTSPVSSLWADDFLGGTGRAGDRKVMTGPFAYDKGNWTVTVGITESAFLTRNLGRPQNPISLPTAAELQWAIDDPTYDVSPWDSTATAGGFRNKLEGWAAPRSERWRNHNKVHQWIGGHMTGGTAPNDPAFWLHHAFVDLIWDRWQQKHPGSGYLPAAPPAVGDLQRGRVIALDEPMPPWNITPREMSGHQGLYRYE from the coding sequence TTGCACACCCGGCAGAACCAGAAGAACCTCACCAGCGCCCAGAAGAAGCGGTTCACCGCGGCGGTGCTGGAGCTCAAGCGCGACGGCGCCTACGACGCCCTGGTGCGCACCCACGACAAGTACTTCGTGCCCGACCGTGACCGCAAGCTGCGCGTCGGGCACATGTCCCCGTCCTTCTTCCCGTGGCATCGGCGCTATCTGCTGGAGTTCGAGCGGCAGTTGCAGCAGATCGACCCGGGCGTGAGCGTCCCGTACTGGGACTGGACCACCGACACCAGTCCGGTCTCCTCCCTCTGGGCCGACGACTTCCTCGGCGGCACGGGCCGGGCGGGCGACCGCAAGGTGATGACCGGGCCGTTCGCCTACGACAAGGGCAACTGGACGGTGACCGTGGGCATCACCGAATCCGCCTTCCTCACCCGCAACCTCGGCCGGCCGCAGAACCCGATCAGCCTGCCCACCGCGGCCGAGCTCCAGTGGGCGATCGACGACCCGACCTACGACGTCTCGCCCTGGGACTCCACCGCCACCGCGGGCGGCTTCCGCAACAAGCTGGAGGGCTGGGCCGCCCCCAGGAGCGAGCGCTGGCGCAACCACAACAAGGTCCACCAGTGGATCGGCGGCCACATGACGGGCGGCACGGCGCCCAACGATCCGGCGTTCTGGCTGCACCACGCCTTCGTCGACCTGATCTGGGACCGCTGGCAGCAGAAGCACCCCGGCTCCGGCTACCTGCCCGCCGCCCCGCCGGCCGTCGGCGACCTCCAGCGCGGCCGGGTCATCGCCCTCGACGAGCCGATGCCTCCGTGGAACATCACCCCGCGCGAGATGTCCGGCCACCAGGGGCTGTACCGCTACGAATGA
- a CDS encoding chaplin: MSRIAKAFAITAVTGSAVVAGAGLAVADAGAHGAAVGSPGVLSGNLLQVPVHVPVNVCGNTVNVIALLNPAFGNTCVNASGGGDHHTEGSGYGH; the protein is encoded by the coding sequence ATGTCGCGTATCGCGAAGGCATTCGCCATCACCGCTGTCACCGGTAGCGCAGTGGTCGCCGGTGCTGGTCTGGCTGTCGCCGATGCCGGAGCGCACGGTGCGGCGGTCGGCTCCCCCGGTGTCCTGTCGGGCAACCTGCTCCAGGTTCCGGTTCACGTCCCGGTCAACGTCTGCGGCAACACCGTGAACGTGATCGCTCTGCTGAACCCGGCGTTCGGCAACACCTGCGTCAACGCGTCCGGCGGCGGCGACCACCACACCGAGGGCTCGGGCTACGGCCACTGA
- a CDS encoding carboxylesterase/lipase family protein, protein MSADDADDGRGRPRVRTAAGVVEGRTGPVGTAVFLGIPYAAPPVGALRFAAPAPPAAWDGALDVGAYGPTAPKVPYPDTFAALLPDPVVPGDGCLNLNVWTPDASPGARLPVMVWIHGGAHTRGSSAVPVYDGSAFARDGIVLVSVNFRLGVLGYGLFPDAPANRGLLDQIASLEWVRDNIGAFGGDPDRVTVFGESAGAISIGSLLAAPRAAGLFHRAVLQSGAPEVLPRPRVRAMVRRMASLLKVDATAAAFTATPLPDLLAAQAAVLRRSGPLLGGPAFGLVTDPGTIPADPLDALCDTAVSGEVPLLLGWTRDEYRLWLAPTGGMRLLDRMGPLAVALARARSGKDRAAVRALRAALPGVGPAELAGQLLTDRLLRDPLRRLAGSRRPAPSYLYEFGWPSGIEGLGACHALELGFVFDTLAVPEAAWLAGPDTPQTLADEMHAAWVRFAVTGDPGWAAWNGDGPPKVFGGPELDAGRAPVVTRQVLP, encoded by the coding sequence ATGAGCGCAGACGACGCCGACGACGGCCGAGGCAGGCCGCGGGTCAGGACTGCGGCCGGAGTCGTCGAGGGGCGGACCGGGCCCGTCGGCACGGCCGTCTTCCTGGGCATCCCCTACGCGGCGCCGCCCGTCGGCGCCCTGCGCTTCGCAGCCCCCGCGCCCCCGGCCGCCTGGGACGGCGCACTGGACGTCGGGGCCTACGGGCCGACGGCGCCCAAGGTGCCCTACCCGGACACCTTCGCGGCCCTGCTGCCCGACCCGGTGGTCCCCGGGGACGGCTGCCTGAACCTCAACGTGTGGACCCCCGACGCCTCCCCGGGCGCCCGGCTGCCCGTGATGGTGTGGATCCACGGCGGGGCGCACACCCGCGGCTCCTCGGCCGTCCCGGTCTACGACGGCTCCGCCTTCGCCCGCGACGGGATCGTGCTCGTCTCCGTCAACTTCCGCCTCGGCGTCCTCGGCTACGGGCTCTTCCCCGACGCCCCCGCCAACCGCGGCCTGCTGGACCAGATCGCCTCCCTCGAATGGGTCCGCGACAACATCGGCGCCTTCGGCGGCGACCCCGACCGCGTCACCGTCTTCGGCGAATCCGCCGGAGCCATCAGCATCGGCTCCCTCCTGGCCGCCCCGCGCGCTGCCGGCCTCTTCCACCGGGCCGTCCTGCAGAGCGGGGCCCCGGAGGTCCTGCCGCGCCCCCGAGTGCGCGCCATGGTCCGGCGGATGGCCTCGCTGCTCAAGGTGGACGCCACCGCGGCGGCCTTCACGGCCACCCCCCTGCCCGACCTGCTCGCCGCCCAGGCGGCCGTCCTGCGCAGATCGGGCCCGCTCCTCGGCGGACCCGCCTTCGGTCTGGTCACCGACCCCGGCACGATCCCGGCCGACCCCCTCGACGCCCTGTGCGACACCGCCGTCTCCGGCGAGGTGCCGCTGCTCCTCGGATGGACCCGCGACGAGTACCGGCTGTGGCTCGCCCCCACCGGCGGGATGAGACTGCTGGACCGCATGGGTCCCCTCGCCGTGGCGCTGGCCCGGGCCCGCTCCGGCAAGGACCGGGCAGCCGTACGGGCGCTGCGCGCCGCCCTGCCCGGGGTCGGTCCCGCCGAGCTCGCCGGGCAGCTGCTCACCGACCGGCTGCTGCGCGACCCCCTGCGCAGGCTCGCCGGGTCGCGGCGGCCCGCGCCGAGCTACCTGTACGAGTTCGGCTGGCCCTCCGGCATCGAGGGGCTGGGCGCCTGCCACGCCCTGGAACTGGGCTTCGTGTTCGACACGCTCGCGGTACCGGAGGCCGCCTGGCTGGCCGGGCCGGACACCCCGCAGACGCTGGCCGACGAGATGCACGCGGCCTGGGTGCGGTTCGCGGTGACCGGCGATCCGGGCTGGGCGGCCTGGAACGGCGACGGCCCGCCGAAGGTGTTCGGCGGGCCGGAGCTCGATGCGGGACGGGCACCGGTCGTTACTCGACAGGTCCTTCCATGA
- a CDS encoding alpha/beta hydrolase, with protein sequence MSYAPDGQQYQPYRPEGQIPQPPQGDRYGRPYGRPPQGQQDPYGQPAQYAPHDQYAPHDQYGQHGPYEEPEPPRRKARGRRWLIAGASVLALAGIAALVLNHYEIPPFTDKGSAVSFGKTPAGDGKKNGNAPSANSKMLMPTGPAAEFKNSMTLPDGTHVAVTTLDGKKSGFKGKVWVWAPKEYDDPKFAKSGFPVMIALPGGAGYPSNYWMGTDLGLQTSISKWYAEGKSKPFILAMPVLNPGPDDKGVYWDGSDIPGQPKMGTWLTEDVPDLMKANFRTVKSRDGWAFMGSSTGGFAGLKAVLKHPDKFKAVIASGPDIVPDSSLWKGHEKEKAENNPELLAKQLIDSKGPEVYLAFQVGDSENNKKTLPDVQKFVATYGNKGPVHAELKVIKGGQHNAKTYVPNMGEGPVQYISKVMEGPVE encoded by the coding sequence ATGTCGTACGCACCCGACGGGCAGCAGTACCAGCCGTACCGGCCGGAAGGACAGATACCGCAGCCGCCCCAGGGCGACCGGTACGGCCGGCCGTACGGCCGGCCGCCGCAGGGGCAGCAGGATCCGTACGGACAGCCGGCGCAGTACGCACCGCACGACCAGTACGCACCGCATGACCAGTACGGGCAGCACGGCCCCTACGAGGAACCCGAGCCGCCGCGCCGCAAGGCTCGGGGCCGCCGCTGGCTGATCGCGGGTGCCTCCGTCCTCGCGCTCGCCGGCATCGCCGCACTCGTGCTGAACCACTACGAGATACCCCCGTTCACCGACAAGGGCTCCGCGGTGTCGTTCGGGAAGACGCCCGCGGGTGACGGCAAGAAGAACGGCAATGCCCCGTCGGCGAACTCCAAGATGCTCATGCCGACCGGGCCGGCCGCCGAGTTCAAGAACTCGATGACGCTCCCCGACGGGACGCACGTGGCCGTCACCACCCTGGACGGCAAGAAGTCCGGCTTCAAGGGCAAGGTCTGGGTCTGGGCCCCCAAGGAGTACGACGACCCGAAGTTCGCCAAGAGCGGCTTCCCCGTCATGATCGCTCTGCCGGGCGGCGCCGGATACCCCAGCAACTACTGGATGGGCACCGACCTCGGGCTCCAGACCAGCATCAGCAAGTGGTACGCCGAGGGCAAGAGCAAGCCCTTCATCCTGGCCATGCCGGTGCTCAACCCGGGGCCGGACGACAAGGGCGTCTACTGGGACGGCTCCGACATCCCCGGCCAGCCCAAGATGGGCACCTGGCTGACCGAGGACGTCCCGGACCTGATGAAGGCGAACTTCCGCACCGTCAAGTCCCGTGACGGCTGGGCCTTCATGGGCTCCTCCACCGGCGGGTTCGCCGGCCTGAAGGCCGTGCTGAAGCACCCGGACAAGTTCAAGGCCGTGATCGCCTCCGGCCCGGACATCGTCCCGGACTCCTCGCTGTGGAAGGGCCACGAAAAGGAGAAGGCCGAGAACAACCCGGAGCTCCTGGCGAAGCAGCTCATCGACAGCAAGGGTCCGGAGGTCTACCTGGCCTTCCAGGTCGGTGACAGCGAGAACAACAAGAAGACCCTTCCGGACGTGCAGAAGTTCGTCGCCACCTACGGCAACAAGGGCCCCGTCCATGCCGAGTTGAAGGTCATCAAGGGCGGACAGCACAACGCCAAGACCTATGTCCCGAACATGGGCGAGGGACCGGTCCAGTACATCAGCAAGGTCATGGAAGGACCTGTCGAGTAA
- a CDS encoding TolB family protein, protein MTLQRRILIFATAVALLAAVAVLAVQRASSRADEKDHARAGGPGVAPGAVSLAPGDGGRRIVFRNMAWGPHRDELATVAAGAPEGARTASGVSCLRFHTAGGTGVCLQADRSGVQDGYRAVVLDARLKEVSAHPLGGLPTRARVSPGGHLAAWTVFVGGDSYAGTDFSTRTSVLDLRTGRFDASLEDYAILKDGKPYRSADVNFWGVTFTADERTFYATLATGGRTHLVRGDLAERTVTTLRENAECPSLSPDGTRVVFKKRVPGLPAEAPWRLFALDLASGAETPLGEERSVDDQVVWTDDRTVVYALPGDFGADLYAVPADGSGAPTRLMDSALAPAFLG, encoded by the coding sequence ATGACGCTCCAGCGCCGCATCCTGATCTTCGCCACGGCCGTGGCCCTGCTCGCCGCGGTGGCCGTCCTCGCGGTCCAGCGGGCCTCCTCCCGCGCCGACGAGAAGGACCACGCCCGGGCGGGCGGCCCGGGGGTCGCCCCGGGTGCGGTCTCGCTGGCGCCGGGCGACGGCGGGCGGCGGATCGTGTTCCGCAACATGGCCTGGGGGCCGCACCGGGACGAGCTCGCCACCGTCGCGGCCGGCGCGCCGGAGGGCGCCCGCACCGCGTCCGGGGTGAGCTGCCTGCGCTTCCACACGGCCGGAGGCACCGGGGTCTGCCTCCAGGCGGACCGCAGCGGGGTCCAGGACGGCTACCGGGCGGTCGTCCTCGACGCCCGGCTGAAGGAGGTGTCCGCGCACCCGCTGGGGGGACTGCCCACCCGGGCCCGGGTCTCGCCGGGCGGTCACCTCGCCGCCTGGACCGTCTTCGTCGGCGGGGACTCGTACGCGGGGACGGACTTCTCGACGCGGACCTCGGTGCTCGACCTGCGCACGGGCAGGTTCGACGCCTCGCTGGAGGACTACGCGATCCTCAAGGACGGCAAGCCGTACCGCAGTGCCGACGTCAACTTCTGGGGAGTGACCTTCACGGCCGACGAGCGGACCTTCTACGCGACGCTCGCCACCGGCGGCCGGACCCATCTGGTCCGCGGGGACCTGGCGGAGCGGACCGTGACCACCCTGCGCGAGAACGCCGAGTGCCCGTCGCTGTCCCCGGACGGGACCCGGGTGGTGTTCAAGAAGCGCGTGCCGGGCCTGCCGGCCGAGGCGCCGTGGCGGCTGTTCGCGCTGGACCTGGCCTCCGGAGCCGAGACCCCGCTCGGCGAGGAGCGGAGCGTGGACGACCAGGTGGTGTGGACCGACGACAGGACCGTCGTCTATGCCCTGCCGGGGGACTTCGGCGCCGACCTGTACGCCGTACCGGCCGACGGGAGCGGCGCCCCGACCCGGCTCATGGACTCGGCCCTCGCCCCGGCCTTCCTCGGGTGA
- a CDS encoding GNAT family N-acetyltransferase, with protein MPVPVHLAGRTVRLEPLAPHHTEALAVAGAEDRTTYAFTPVPHGLQASHEYIDRALADQAAGRSLPFAVVRATDGRVVGSTRFLELDYWQGPLVWPAVPGVPFGDPATAIPDAAEIGNTWLSPGAQGTGINTEAKLLMLRHAFETWGVRRISLRADARNGRSRAAMERLGFTCEGVRRAHSRGLDGAVRSTAFYSILDEEWPAVRSIIELRLSAGAQRKRRRKTLIPA; from the coding sequence GTGCCCGTACCCGTACACCTCGCGGGCCGCACCGTGCGGCTCGAGCCCCTCGCCCCCCACCACACCGAGGCCCTGGCCGTGGCCGGGGCCGAGGATCGTACGACTTACGCCTTCACTCCCGTACCGCACGGGTTGCAGGCGTCCCACGAGTACATCGACCGTGCCCTCGCCGATCAGGCTGCGGGTCGATCGCTCCCGTTCGCGGTGGTCAGAGCCACCGACGGGCGGGTCGTCGGTTCGACCCGGTTCCTGGAACTCGACTACTGGCAAGGGCCTCTGGTCTGGCCCGCCGTGCCCGGCGTCCCGTTCGGCGATCCGGCCACGGCGATCCCCGATGCCGCCGAGATCGGCAATACCTGGCTGTCCCCGGGCGCCCAGGGCACCGGCATCAATACCGAGGCGAAGCTGCTCATGCTCCGCCATGCCTTCGAGACCTGGGGGGTGCGGCGCATCTCGCTGCGTGCCGATGCGCGCAACGGCCGGTCGCGAGCCGCCATGGAAAGACTGGGCTTCACCTGTGAAGGGGTCCGCAGGGCCCATTCGCGGGGGCTCGACGGCGCCGTCCGCAGTACGGCCTTCTACTCGATCCTCGACGAGGAGTGGCCGGCCGTGCGGTCGATCATCGAGCTGAGGCTTTCGGCGGGCGCGCAGCGCAAGCGCCGCCGCAAGACCCTGATCCCCGCGTAA